In Amaranthus tricolor cultivar Red isolate AtriRed21 chromosome 5, ASM2621246v1, whole genome shotgun sequence, a genomic segment contains:
- the LOC130812554 gene encoding zinc finger BED domain-containing protein RICESLEEPER 2-like: MLLSCACVLDPRYKLKFVEYCYTVLYGEMIAKEKVAEVRAILCDLLKEYRDVDGEDIGQSGEVGGETNMHVPIGSDGMANYSSWMTKKEQSVVEKSQLDLYLEEKNVDHKSPLDVLCWWKNSGAPRHPQLAALARDILAIPISYVPSESAFSMGKKLINPWRASLTSMTIESLACYKDWLRAKGLCLGRSTIFNAEEEEEEVDREDDDCQFIN; encoded by the exons ATGTTATTGTCTTGTGCTTGTGTTTTGGACCCTCGTTATAAGCTTAAATTTGTTGAGTATTGTTACACCGTTCTTTATGGAGAAATGATAGCTAAGGAGAAAGTGGCGGAAGTGAGAGCCATTTTGTGTGACTTGCTAAAGGAGTATAGGGATGTGGATGGTGAGGATATTGGTCAAAGTGGCGAGGTTGGTGGGGAGACAAATATGCATGTTCCTATTGGTAGTGATGGGATGGCTAATTATAGCAGTTGGATGACTAAAAAAGAACAAAGTGTGGTGGAAAAATCACAACTTGATCTTTATTTGGAGGAAAAGAATGTTGATCATAAGAGTCCTCTTGATGTGTTATGTTGGTGGAAAAATAGTGGAGCACCTAGACATCCACAACTTGCGGCATTAGCTCGTGACATCCTAGCTATTCCTATATCATATGTTCCCTCCGAGTCGGCTTTTAGTATGGGTAAGAAATTGATTAATCCTTGGAGGGCTTCTCTAacatcaatgacgattgaatctCTTGCTTGTTATAAAGATTGGCTACGTGCAAAGGGTTTATGTTTGG GTCGGTCTACCATTTTTAATgctgaagaggaggaagaagaggtaGATCGTGAAGATGACGATTGTCAATTCATTAATTAG
- the LOC130812555 gene encoding UDP-xylose transporter 3-like: MGENQRFQLGTIGALCLSVVSSVSIVICNKALISTLGFTFATTLTSWHLLVTFCSLHVALWLKMFEHKPFDPRAVMGFGILNGISIGLLNLSLGFNSVGFYQMTKLAIIPCTVLLETLFFMKKFSRSIQFSLGILLLGVGIATITDLQLNLLGSVLSLLAILTTCVAQIMTNSIQKKFRVSSTQLLYQSCPYQAITLFVFGPFLDGLLTNKNVFAFNFTPKVLAFIVLSCLISISVNFSTFLVIGKTSAVTYQVLGHLKTCLVLAFGYVLLRDPFSWRNILGILVAVVGMISYSYHCNVESQQQKASEASAQISQANEKDTDALIAVENGSSILADGVVPKVPVWNSSKDVDA, encoded by the exons ATGGGTGAAAATCAAAGGTTCCAGCTTGGAACCATTGGTGCATTATGTTTATCAGTGGTTTCATCAGTTTCCATTGTTATTTGTAATAAAGCTCTGATCAGTACACTTGGATTCACTTTTG CCACTACCTTGACCAGTTGGCACCTTCTAGTCACATTTTGTTCGCTTCATGTTGCACTATGGTTGAAAATGTTTGAACATAAGCCTTTTGATCCAAGAGCGGTGATGGGATTTGGCATATTGAATGGAATATCAATTGGACTATTAAATCTTAGCTTGGGATTCAATTCTGTTGGTTTTTACCAG ATGACAAAACTGGCCATTATTCCATGCACTGTCCTTTTGGAGACACTCTTCTTTATGAAGAAATTCAG TCGGAGTATCCAGTTTTCACTGGGCATCCTTCTTTTAGGGGTCGGCATTGCTACCATAACTGATTTGCAGCTCAATCTCCTGGGTTCTGTTTTGTCACTGCTTGCCATTCTGACAACCTGTGTTGCTCAAATT ATGACAAATTCCATTCAAAAGAAGTTCAGGGTTTCCTCAACTCAGCTCTTGTATCAGTCCTGCCCTTACCAAGCaataactttgtttgtttttggcCCATTTCTTGATGGacttttaacaaataaaaatgtttttgcTTTTAATTTTACCCCCAAAGTTTTG GCCTTCATCGTCTTATCCTGCCTGATTTCCATCTCCGTAAATTTCAGCACATTTCTCGTGATTGGGAAAACTTCAGCAGTCACTTATCAGGTTCTTGGACATTTAAAGACATGCTTAGTTTTGGCCTTCGGCTATGTATTACTTCGTGATCCATTCAGTTGGCGCAACATCCTTGGTAttcttgttgctgttgttgGAATGATCTCGTACTCTTATCATTGTAATGTAGAAAGCCAGCAACAGAAGGCTTCTGAAGCATCAGCGCAGATTTcccag GCAAACGAAAAGGATACAGATGCGTTGATTGCAGTGGAAAATGGATCTTCAATCTTGGCTGATGGTGTTGTGCCGAAAGTGCCTGTTTGGAATTCAAGCAAGGACGTGGACGCTTGA
- the LOC130812557 gene encoding nardilysin-like → MTVKGVIFSSDNVVKKSPNDKKLYRFLQLENGLCALVVHDPEIYPPSENLITDGECTEEDEEEDDDDGDDLDEDYDDEEEEEDDDEDDEDNDDDEDDGGSKKSKGKKASSQTKKAAAAVCVGMGSFADPYEAQGLAHFLEHMLFMGSAEFPDENEYDSFLSKNGGASNAYTEAEHTCYHFDVKREFLRDALRRFSQFFISPLVKAEAMEREVLAVDSEFNQALQNDSCRLQQLQCHTSVTGHPFNRFFWGNKKSLFDAMEKEVDLRQRIMKMYEDNYHGGVMKLVVIGGESLDILESWVLELFSDVKKGVSSRLEIKHEGPIWNSGKLYRLEAVKDVHILEILWKLPCLRKDYVKKSEDYLSHLIGHEGRGSLHFFLKSKGWITSISAGVGDEGLERSSLAYIFGMSIHLTDSGLEKIFEIIGFVYQYLKLLRQTPPQEWIFKELQDIGNMEFRFAEEQPQDEYAAELAANLLVYPPEHVIYGEYAYEDWDVEKIKFVLNFLVPGNMRVDILSKAFDKSGDVLCEPWFGARYTEEDIAPSMLDFWEDPPTVDASLHLPSRNEFIPVNFPVHGDNLSDDTAGGCYPRCILDTSLIKLWFKLDKTFKHPRANTYFRINLKGAYASLRNSLLTELFVLLLKDELNEIVYQASIAKLETSISIPGDKLELKVYGFSEKLPLLLYKILEVAKSFSPKEDRFKVIKEGFQRNLKNSNIKPLSHASYLRLQILCKSFWDVDEKLQCLTDLSLSDLQSFIPNLLSQVYIEGLCHGNLLEEEAVNISNIFKSCFSVPPIPKEMRHKEKVLCLPSGANFVRDVRVKNKLEPNSVVELYYQIEQESVADVFSLKGFADLFDEIGQEPFFNQLRTKEQLGYVVQCGSRMTYRIFGFCFSVQSSKYNPVYLQDRIDYFIDGLKEFLEGLDDESFESFKSGLVAKLLEKDPTLSYETDRYWNQIVDKRYMFDFSEKVAQFVRDIKKSEMIDWYSKYFRRESPKCRRLAIRVWGCETDLKEAEKLQGSMEVINDYKAFKSSSEFYASMC, encoded by the exons ATGACTGTGAAAGGAGTAATATTTTCGTCGGATAATGTAGTGAAGAAATCACCGAATGATAAGAAATTATATAGATTTCTTCAATTGGAAAATGGTCTTTGTGCGTTGGTTGTTCATGATCCTGAGATTTACCCTCCATCTGAAAATCTTATAACCGATGGAGAATGTACtgaggaagatgaagaagaggacgatgatgatggtgatgaccTAGATGAAGATTATGATgacgaagaagaagaagaagatgacgaTGAAGATGATGAGGACAACGATGATGACGAAGATGATGGTGGGAGTAAGAAAAGCAAAGGAAAGAAAGCTTCTTCTCAAACTAAAAAG GCTGCAGCAGCTGTTTGTGTTGGGATGGGGAGCTTTGCTGATCCTTATGAAGCACAGGGTCTTGCTCATTTTTTAG AGCATATGCTATTCATGGGTAGTGCTGAATTTCCAGATGAAAATGAG TATGATAGTTTCTTGTCCAAGAATGGGGGTGCATCAAATGCATACACAGAAGCAGAACATACTTGTTACCATTTTGATGTCAAACGAGAGTTTCTTAGAGATGCCTTGAGAAG ATTTTCTCAATTCTTCATCTCCCCGTTGGTGAAGGCTGAAGCCATGGAGCGAGAGGTATTGGCAGTGGATTCAG AATTTAACCAAGCTTTGCAAAATGATTCTTGCCGTCTTCAACAACTCCAGTGCCATACTTCAGTGACAGGTCATCCTTTTAATAGATTCTTCTGGG GAAACAAAAAAAGCTTATTTGATGCCATGGAAAAAGAGGTTGATTTGCGACAAAGAATTATGAAGATGTATGAAGATAACTATCATGGGGGAGTTATGAAGTTAGTCGTCATCGGTGGAG AATCGCTTGATATACTGGAGAGTTGGGTCCTGGAATTATTTAGTGATGTCAAGAAAGGTGTTTCCTCAAGGCTGGAGATAAAGCATGAAGGTCCTATCTGGAATTCCGGTAAACTATATAGGTTGGAGGCTGTTAAGGATGTTCATATCCTTGAGATATTATGGAAATTACCATGTCTCCGCAAAGATTATGTGAAGAAATCTGAAGATTACTTGTCTCATCTAATAGGGCATG AGGGTCGTGGAAGCTTGCATTTCTTTTTGAAAAGTAAAGGATGGATAACATCTATCTCTGCTGGTGTTGGAGATGAGGGATTGGAACGATCTTCTTTAGCCTATATTTTTGGCATGTCTATACATCTTACTGACTCTGGATTGGAAAAG ATTTTTGAGATCATTGGATTTGTTTATCAATACCTCAAACTTCTTCGTCAAACACCTCCTCAAGAGTGGATTTTTAAGGAACTTCAGGATATCGGAAATATGGAATTCAGATTTGCTGAGGAACAACCTCAAGATGAGTATGCTGCTGAACTTGCAG CAAATTTGCTTGTATATCCTCCAGAGCATGTTATTTATGGTGAATATGCGTATGAAGATTGGGATGTTGAGAAGATAAAGTTCGTTCTTAATTTTCTCGTTCCAGGAAATATGAGGGTTGACATATTGTCAAAGGCCTTTGATAAATCTGGAG ATGTCCTGTGTGAGCCATGGTTTGGAGCAAGGTACACCGAGGAAGATATTGCTCCATCCATGTTGGACTTCTGGGAGGACCCTCCAACAGTAGATGCATCGTTGCATTTGCCTTCAAGGAATGAGTTTATTCCAGTTAATTTTCCTGTTCATGGTGATAATTTGTCCGATGACACTGCTGGTGGATGTTATCCAAGATGTATACTTGATACATCATTGATCAAGCTTTGGTTCAAGCTCGATAAGACCTTTAAACATCCTCGTGCCAATACATATTTCCGTATAAATTTGAAGGGGGCCTATGCAAGTTTGCGCAATAGTCTCTTGACTGAATTGTTCGTTCTTCTCCTTAAAGATGAGCTTAATGAGATTGTATACCAG GCCAGCATAGCCAAGTTAGAAACTTCAATATCTATTCCCGGTGACAAACTTGAGCTTAAGGTTTATGGTTTCAGTGAAAAGCTTCCGCTTTTACTTTATAAAATATTGGAGGTTGCAAAATCTTTTTCACCGAAAGAAGATCGATTTAAG GTTATTAAAGAGGGCTTTCAGAGGAATTTGAAGAACTCTAACATTAAGCCATTAAGTCATGCATCATACTTGAGATTGCAAATTCTTTGCAAAAGCTTTTGGGATGTGGATGAGAAGCTACAATGCTTAACTGATTTGTCCCTTTCTGATTTGCAATCTTTCATTCCAAATCTTCTTTCCCAG GTATACATTGAGGGCCTCTGCCATGGAAATTTGCTAGAAGAAGAAGCCGTCAATATATCTAACATATTTAAAAGTTGCTTCTCTGTACCACCAATTCCTAAAGAGATGAGGCATAAAGAGAAAGTTCTATGTCTGCCTTCTGGAGCAAACTTTGTTAGAGACGTTCGTGTAAAAAATAAGCTGGAACCAAACTCTGTGGTTGAG TTGTATTATCAAATTGAGCAGGAAAGTGTTGCGGATGTGTTTAGCCTGAAAGGTTTTGCTGATCTGTTTGATGAGATTGGGCAAGAGCCTTTTTTCAATCAGCTAAG GACAAAGGAGCAGCTTGGTTATGTTGTACAGTGTGGCTCACGGATGACATATCGTATCTTTGGTTTTTGCTTTTCTGTTCAATCTTCCAAGTATAATCCTGTGTACTTGCAAGACAGGATTGACTACTTCATTGATGGTCTCAAGGAGTTTCTG GAAGGATTAGATGATGAATCCTTTGAGAGTTTTAAAAGTGGGTTGGTTGCGAAATTGCTTGAGAAAGATCCAACATTGTCATACGAGACTGATCGATATTGGAATCAAATTGTGGATAAGAG GTATATGTTCGATTTTTCAGAAAAAGTGGCACAATTTGTGAGGGATATAAAGAAGAGTGAGATGATAGACTGGTACAGTAAATATTTCCGGAGAGAATCCCCAAAATGTCGGAGGCTTGCAATCCGAGTGTGGGGTTGCGAAACTGATTTGAAAGAGGCTGAAAAACTGCAAGGGTCTATGGAAGTCATAAATGACTACAAGGCATTTAAGTCATCTTCTGAGTTCTATGCAAGTATGTGCTGA